From Argopecten irradians isolate NY chromosome 3, Ai_NY, whole genome shotgun sequence:
gtatgaaagaaaaatagtctttcataagtggatataaaggaaagggatattctaccctcgggatcacaaaacgttgcaaaaccctcggcaagcctcgggttttactacattttgtgacttttgggtagaatatcctatccttcatatccacatatgaaagagtctcaTAATATCGTATAACTAAACAGAATAAATGAATGGATgaatggatggatggatggatggatgaatTATGAATGAATGAAACAGCAATGCGTTATCAAGTAGATTTCATAAACAGACATATGCGAGGTCTTGAAGTAGTAAGAAAgcaaaaatagaataaaacgAACTACAAATGTATTATAGTGAGCCCAATCCAGAGATGTTTAGATACAGAAGAAAGGTATGCGTGGATTAGGGGAGCCATCCTGTGAGGGGgcattatttttatatgaaagcTGATCCCTAGGTTCCGACCTTGGCAACCTCTCAGTATGTATGTctgttgaaaaaaaagtttcgtaaaaaacaacatatatgCTAGGTAGTCATTGGTAACATCAGTGCACATGTTTACGacgcgcgcaaaaaaaaaaaacaaaaaaaaaaaaaaaactaaaaatactgaaaggttgtttacttagccctgtatcccatttccagaaaatggggtaattaattttaaaatgctctgaacaccacaagaatcatccgatctgaatatgttttagcttacattgaagacaattccttactggtcactatggtatatgatatgatgggattatgggcgaattttatttcatatcgaaagttgaattacgaGGATTCGTGTAAAAATCGTTAGTCGGAAAAGTACACGCTACATCCCCAGGTCACGATTCCCTAATGAGCACAGACCGAATAAAATCGCCATCTATTCAACGAATGCATCCCTGAAGTGCAGATCCTCAATATAAACTCACTTACTTATAAAAAATTGCACATAAGTATCCCTTAGCGATCCCCACGCTCCATTTATTGTCATGCAGAACAGATGATCACCGATCTCGGCcattttttgtctgtcgtctCCGATTTGATACAAGCTCTCTGAATGACTCCTAGGAGCGAGTGGATCAATCAGATAGCTTATAACAAATCGGagacgacagacaaaaaatgGCCGAGATCGGTGATCATCTGTTCTGCATGACAATAAATGGAGCGTGGGGATCTCTAAGGGATACTTATGTGCAATTTTTTATAAGTAAGTGAGTTTATATTGAGGATCTGCACTTCAGGGATGCATTCGTTGAATAGATGGCGATTTTATTAGGTCTGTGCTCATTAGGGAATCGTGACCTGGGGATGTAGCGTGTACTTTTCTGACTAACGATTTTTACACGAATCCTCGTAATTCAACTTtccatatgaaataaaattcgcccataatcccatcatatcatataccatagtgacaagtaaggaattgtcttcaatgtaagctaaaaaatattcagatcggatgatttttgtggtgttctgagcattttaaaattaattaccccattttctggaaatgggatacagggctaagtaaacaacctttcagtatttttagtatttttttgtttttgtttttttgcgcgcgtcgtaaacctgtgatcAGTGACTGATATTCTGAAGAGTGTATATAAGTATATCTTAAAACAAAACAGACATTCcatgttttatagatatatatttctgataagAAAATGGGGAGTTTGAGATAACAGTaacagatgtacatgtatttatgataaACCTTGTCCTTTGTAATCTCACCTATAGGTTTGGCGAGGCACTACTAATGGAATATGTTGGTTATCATTTCTACGCGCTAAATAAtctttatgatttatatatgtttagtGCTTAAATGTATTTACTTGGCTATGCTACCATTTTTAAGACATATGGTATTCTCAATCTGATTTCTTAATCTCACCTGAAAACCTAAATCGCATAGCGCTTCCCTATTCACACTTTATTTTAGAGGTGGATGTTCCCACTTCCCACACAGAAACGTTTTCTCAATTTCAAAATGATGAACAAAGTACTAAGCATTGTTTTTATCGTTTTAACGTTAGTGATTTTCATTAATGGCGATGTGGATGACATCACAACTTCTCGTCATCTCCGTCTCATCCATGTTGAAATAGACATGCTGACGTCACTCCTTACCAAGAAAGAGTTGACAAGACGACAGCTTCAATTCTGCGTCACCTCCTTAGAAACACATGTGAACGACTCGACCGGAACATCTAACAACAATGAATTAAACATCAGGACACTAAGGTCGACTTTACGCGAGTTAAAATTGCTGACGGAAAAGGAGAAGGAGTTGTACCAGAACATCATTGATAAAATGAGAGCGTTATTCCCACATAGAGTGTTGCTTCGCGGCCCGGGAAATACCGCTGAAATGTTGAGGGAATTAGAAAATATCTTAAGCCGTTTTACTGATGTGTTTGCGGAGCCGGAGACAGATGAAGTCCCGACAGAATGTTCACCAAGTCCGTGTTTTGGTGAGTATTAACAACTacagttgtatatatatagaaaaaagcATTTTGCTGAggagtttttttttcaatttcctGAAGTAACTTCTTTCTGCAGTTAATGTTGtttctgattttgtttttttttaatttatgtttttttaaacaaattttcagATTCTGATTATATTTTCATGTGCAATCGTCTAGCATTAACTAGTCAAACACTGTAAATAACGattaaatattctaaaatatatttaaatagtaAAAGGAATGAAACCTTGCTGAACAACGTATTTTAACCAAAATTGTATTGATTAAGTATATATTGACCATCAAGTCCTTCATGGTTTTACGTTTAATTTTAATTCCTTGTCTCAAAATAACGAGATAATATCATTTcacttaaaaatttactttatcagcccataaaggaaaaaatggcgtcgccgtttgtaacgttgcttctgattggctgagatgacggcgtaatgattccatagacaaaagagtcctaaaatgaattttgaatattgaagagattatctttagttaattgaattagaaggataaatttgaatagattttttatgttatggagatataacacaaaaatatgagtgtactctccataaaccgcttcgtggtttatttagagtacactcagatttttgtgttatatttccatagcataaaaaaaaatctgttaaagTTAATCCTTGATTTATCGTATCCAAAGTCATATGTCACTCGACAGAATGatattaagaaataataataggGATATGAGAACATTTTCGTTACATCGTAATTATGGAGCAGGTTCGGTTGTTACGTTATTTATTTCAAAGAGCAACAAGATGCTCGGAAgatgattaaataaaaaaaacacaaaaaaacccaGACGGATTTCAACATTTGAATTGACATGGTAacagtatatatttacagtttgaactgacatggactcaataaccatgctttctagtattatcattatcagtgtataatgttagcataACACGCGctgcgattctattgttacgtgaatagtcgatggcgtagcaacgtgaggTCATGTCCCCACTTCGCCGGAGTTACATAATtcacacgtgctccattatcattaaaCCCTCATAacctaaacaaaataaacatttaaaccTTAAATATATTGCTCTGTATCGCAATAACATTAATTCACTACGACATTAGTTTGGGTACGAACGTTATAGTGTGTTTATGGTGTTCTTTTTAGCctataactttaaatataaatgataaatgctCATAAAACGTATCAAATAACTATAAAACAAAACCACATGATGCAATATGTGTATAAAAGACACAGATGTGATCTTGTTTAACTAAGATGCACTAAGAACAGGGGGCCAGTTCAATGAAAATGGGTGCTCTCATACAttatttttgcatttggtggatggactaatgaatatacatgtacctgacATGCATGTGTTGTGGggtttttcagaaaatacgaaaattgaagaaaaaaaataacagtaaatatcccgatttataaataatttttcaaatattttttttgaaaaaaaaccctatCACATGACTGTTGGTTatattcatcagtccatccaccaaatacaaataatgtatgacAACTATTTTCATAAATTGGCACTAGCCTGAACTTTTGATACAGATCATCATTGATCTAGTGTGATGTGCTGTTGGCCTGAAGGAATACCTACCGCCATCCTATATCCTGGCATTGGTTCATGATGAAATGTCTTACTTTCAACAACGTTATTACACCTGTGCTGTGTATATGATACTGTCATATTTTCAATATCGTTTCTCTCTTAAACAGAGCCAGCGAGCCCGATGCCAACTCTACTTAATACAATTGATTTGTGTGGAGACGTGAACGAATGCCAATTTTCATTTGAGGTAACTGACGAGAATAGTATTATGGTTTTGAAAAACTATGGTGATAAGATAACGATACATTCTGGTCAAGATGGGTCGACCATCCGCACATACAACTTTGAATTTCAAGTAGAAGGGATGGCTTATCAGAACCGAGAGACGTTTTACGTGGACAGAGCGCCACGGAATGACAGacttatttacaaatataatactACATCACGGGAATACACGACCTTAATGGAAATTTCGGAAGGATTTTCATCGTACGGGATGGAAGTTCTTGACGGAATGTTGTTTATAGGGGGAAAGTATGGCGGAGGGATGCATGTGTATTTACTGAATCAATCACGAGTCGTGGAGATATACACCTATATCACAAACTACGAACAATATCATAGCGTGATCATGTGCGCCTCCGAAGTTGGCTCGAAATATGGCCTGTTTACGGGCCGTATCGTTGGAAATGACATGGTGCTGATTACGTCGACAGGAGAGAGATTGTGTGCCACACAGCCGCTCTATGGGTACCAGTGTGGAGTTGTGGGCCGAGACGGAACATTCTACCTTCCCGAAAACAACTTCATCGTACGATATAATTCTAGATGTGAACCTACTGGGATGATGGCCATCCCAAGTTCAGGATATATAACGGGACTTGACATTCAAGATGGCAAACTGTATGTTGGTAAACCAAACGGTCGAATAGATATTTATCAGGTTTGAGTTTGGTACAAGGGAAGTTTGCATTGTATTTGGTAGTTAATGAAGCATTAAGATATTATTCTGGAGTTCCATAAAGTTTTAGTTTGGAGAAGCTTTTTTTGTAACCCAAACAttagtatattttatatgagAGATACGCGCAGAGTGCGATATCACATGTAACATACTCGTTGTCTATTGAAAAGAAAAGAATAGTATGAAAAACGAggcaacatataaataaaatggcaaaggaaaattaaatattgttaatgctatatttttaatatttgcgTCAAAAACAATTACTGGACCATTGGACTTCAATCCCTTGATGTGGAGTTATGGTACTTCAACCCTGGTCAAGTGTTTTTGTACTGGACATGGGCCCAAATAAGGTAAAGGGGTTCTTGGGTCTTCTCAGAATCATAGGAAGTTAGGGATAAATAGAGGTGCGGGGATAAGAGTAGAACAGAGAGCAGACAAAATACCGGGAGAGACTACCAGAAAGAGTACTAGGGAGGTACCATAGAGTTCGGAGAATGAGGCTGACATAGCGACTGGAGATTTAGTACCTACTAGTTCTGGAGTATGGGATTTAAATAGAGATCAGGCCAGAACTAGAAAAGGAGCTACTTTGACTGAAACAGAAATGAAAGGAACCATTGTAATACACTTTACGATCATGGAACTTGTAATAAACATCAACTTCTAAAAAGGACCCagagttatattttataacattacaTCGCCGCCATGTTATTAAGCACAATGTTTCACTTTTCCGGTTCTGTTGCTAACCAATGTTGTGGGAGTTACCTCGCATGTCTCAAACAAGTGGCCCCATTGCATGTTCCGGAAACTGATTGAAAGTCATCcctttttctgtttttattttatctcttAGGGTTAGAAATACTTGAGAGCTTTTTCACTTGAGTATTTCTGCTAAAACACACGATTTAGCCATATAGCAAAACTGTGATAAAACTTAACGAACATCATGTAGAGGCAACGACCATTGCGCAAACAAAGATAGCTTGTATGGGAGTCCTGCAAATGTGCAAACAGGTTAAAAACAGTACAAGTGTTCCGGAAAGattttaattgtatttgatTTATAATCAAAAGAATAATTGTTCGTGCATGTACGTCGCTATGGTCGTGTAACTAAGGTGTTCCTGCATAAAGACTAgatctccacctctgggtcgcgagttcgaatatATCATGTAGGACAGTTGCCAGATACTCGGAAAAGGTCGTCGAATATTTCCGGATATTCAGGCGTTCCTTTATCTCCTTAATCTGTCATtgctttaaagggacaattcagtctaagagaacattattttttttacgtatatcggaaaaaacagttataatggaaattagatcagtcggttttactgtgatacggaagaaaagcccatggtgatGAAAcacgtgtgaaatgttcaaactcgctcgctgaccgccattacacattgtggtcgaacttcttgtatgccgaaccctgttccttgctcgtagagtaatgcaactttagtctagaactgctcaaattgttctgacagtagtgtgtttaccttattagatgaattatcttgcctaaaatcattttatcacctcctcagtggttatgtagttcattttgtaacgtacgtgactttggctcggatatgcgtacagcgtacatattgaaCCTGCtttatcgtattgatcaacgatttgtaattacagcGGTCTCAATTAAGATACTAAACGATGACGTagaatttgtcactatttcatgttatatgttgcgtaagaaatgtagaacaatacatttatgccataatttgcttcttggttatgtaaaagaattatcttgagtgaattgtctctttaaatgacttttacTGATAGTACGTCGTTAAACTAAACATCATGTCAAATATCTGAAGTCTGAACCTCTTAACTTTCTGTTGACATAAACAATAGTATATAAGAGATGAGTGAGGCATGGTCACTTCCAATTTGTCTATTGAAATCTGGTAAtgatggtatacatgtatttactccATCTGCAACACACATACTTTGTGGTCTGAACAATTACTAGGATTTCAGAAATGCAACTATTCGAAACATAAAaccattacaaaaataaaacacaaaaaaacattcTTTAATTCACAAAATAATACTTTAGAACATTCTAAAAATGCATTGTATGCAAATGTATTTGTCTAGTACTATTGCTTAGTAACTGACTCATAAGTGCATCATTTACTGCCATATcacttaaaatttaatttttctaaGTGTAGAGGGCGACGGGTCTGgtttttcaaaatcataattCCAATATTAGGCCTAGTATCTAACTATTTCTAACTATAATTTGTATTTGATTATTTGAGATCTCTGTAAGTACAAATATGTGCTTCTAAAAGTGACTAGTCCTTTCATGAGTATTGTTGAGATTCTAACTccattatataattgttttctttctttgtgACATGGTTTGTGACTGTGTATATTATCGATGTAGCCGATGAATGTACAATACCGTTTATATAACAAGTGCTTTTTTATACTATGTTTAGTTTAACAACATCCTGATTATAGAcgttttcatttacaaaatttcTTAGGAAGATTCATTGGGTTCTTGACACTTTCTTGTTTGACAAGAGTTGCAgtatataaatcattaacaaCGTAATAAATACGTCAAaccacattttttgttttaaaaataatatcaaattcaGACAGAATGATATTTCTATTTAACTACTTACGGTTATCAATTATTAGTGTTTTAATACGAACTTATAAtcaaatttatatattgtatataaataatcacattctgtatataaataaaaacctaCAGAAATATCTCTTCACCAGCCATTCTGCTGAGTATAAAAAGTACAACTCTTTAATAAAGTTACCCTTGTAACAATACATATACAGCTAAGCCATTGCATCAATTTGATACTAATGTAAACACATAtagaaatttacataaatagTCATGTTACATCGAATTTTAACGAgtttatgattttatgaaaatgaattttatgCAACGagttctgaaaataaaatttatcctaaaatatgaatgaaaaatgaCATATCTTTACAATGCATTTAGAATTTGTTTATGTGACTTATTTATGAAGTGTtttataaaatagataaaaataataattatcatcttctgtaaaatatcacaaaaggaaggtgtgtgtgtgtatatatcaatatcacaaaCAACAGATATTTGAATGTAAATGATACTCAACTACCACTCCCTGTCCCCAGACAACCTTAATGTTGAACATTACTCAACTTGTTGAAATGTTACACAAACGAATACAGACACTGTAGTAAAGCTAACATAAAAAGTAGACTAATCGCTTGTAACATCCGGGAGGAATACCAATGTTTATATGCCGTATGTGTGTCGAACAAGTCTGAGGAGCCACCAAACTTCCACCAAGATTTCCAACATTCTTTCATTTGTTTTCCCTTTCCAGCACTCTCTCTTTTGTTCTGTTCTATACTGGACGGTTTATGACGTGGATCTGGCACATCTGATGGGCTCTCAGTGTTTGGCCCATCAGTGGTATCAGTTTTAGCTATGTTTTTATCTGTACTGTTTTCAACTTCGTGTAAATGTTCTGGTTCTGCGTTTTCAGCTTGGTTGCCAGTAACAAAGCGAATAAATTCCAAGATATTTTCATGTTCCTCTTTGAAATGAACACTATTTGATAATTCCAATGCACTTTCGGCTAATTCTATCGCTTCCTTAGTATTGCACTTCACGAAGTGTATCTTTGCCATTGCAACAAAGTAGGACATTCGCCAGCGAACCTCCATCTGCTGCCAACCTTCACCAGTGTCAACTGTGGTAAGGAATGACTGTGcagttttaatgttttcttcTGTAACACAATCGTGACATATGTTCCTCAGTGTATAGCCAAGCCCAAGGTTAGCGAGCGTTATCAAAAATTGTAATCCTCTGTTTAGATATAGTTTGTACACTAAATCCTCGTTCAGTTCCTCATCCACGGCAAAATGCATTGCTGCTGCCGCTCCTTTCTGCAAAAGCTCTTTTTTCGTAACCTTGTCAGAACTTTTTTCGTATAGCTGCCAGTAGACCTTGAACTCTGTTATAAGTACCAAGGACGTTTCCCGACATCCTGGAAGAAAAGGAAAGTTACTTTTTGCCTCATTCAAAACACTTAAGACTTCTTCACATGGTTTTCTAGCAGTTAAAAGAGAATGTGCATATATTGTCAAAAGCGATGTGACAGAGGCGCACGGATGAGACGTGTAAGGTACGAGTTGCGCTGTGTCACTAAATAAATTCCTAATGGTATTATCTTCCGCACCTCCCTCCGATAATTTTCTCATCTGAAGGATCTTAATTTCAAAGTATCTATTTGCCACCAGGTGTCGCCTTTCGGTATCGCAATGATTCTTGTCCCAAAGCTGTTGATATTTATTAAGCTCATCATCGAACTCGTGTAGAACATGCTTTCCTTGGTTAAGCAAACGTCGCATTTTACAATAGAGTTTTGTAGCAAGAAAATGTTCTTTAGTAAAGACCGTTCGTTTGATTTCTCTGGACGGGTTACATATGCCAATGAAATCGTCATCACTTCCAGTTAAACACACGTCCAAATTATTCGTCTTTTTACGTGGTGTTGCTACCACTTCACCAAGCGTAACAAGCAGTTCTGTACACAAG
This genomic window contains:
- the LOC138317444 gene encoding uncharacterized protein codes for the protein MFPLPTQKRFLNFKMMNKVLSIVFIVLTLVIFINGDVDDITTSRHLRLIHVEIDMLTSLLTKKELTRRQLQFCVTSLETHVNDSTGTSNNNELNIRTLRSTLRELKLLTEKEKELYQNIIDKMRALFPHRVLLRGPGNTAEMLRELENILSRFTDVFAEPETDEVPTECSPSPCFEPASPMPTLLNTIDLCGDVNECQFSFEVTDENSIMVLKNYGDKITIHSGQDGSTIRTYNFEFQVEGMAYQNRETFYVDRAPRNDRLIYKYNTTSREYTTLMEISEGFSSYGMEVLDGMLFIGGKYGGGMHVYLLNQSRVVEIYTYITNYEQYHSVIMCASEVGSKYGLFTGRIVGNDMVLITSTGERLCATQPLYGYQCGVVGRDGTFYLPENNFIVRYNSRCEPTGMMAIPSSGYITGLDIQDGKLYVGKPNGRIDIYQV
- the LOC138317443 gene encoding uncharacterized protein — translated: MSTIGHQTVRKEHTRLVENVDARYIADYLYEKELLSPEILEYVTDEHRTSRDRCRRLLLELNKLPYILVPLLNALNYESSFPHLCTELLVTLGEVVATPRKKTNNLDVCLTGSDDDFIGICNPSREIKRTVFTKEHFLATKLYCKMRRLLNQGKHVLHEFDDELNKYQQLWDKNHCDTERRHLVANRYFEIKILQMRKLSEGGAEDNTIRNLFSDTAQLVPYTSHPCASVTSLLTIYAHSLLTARKPCEEVLSVLNEAKSNFPFLPGCRETSLVLITEFKVYWQLYEKSSDKVTKKELLQKGAAAAMHFAVDEELNEDLVYKLYLNRGLQFLITLANLGLGYTLRNICHDCVTEENIKTAQSFLTTVDTGEGWQQMEVRWRMSYFVAMAKIHFVKCNTKEAIELAESALELSNSVHFKEEHENILEFIRFVTGNQAENAEPEHLHEVENSTDKNIAKTDTTDGPNTESPSDVPDPRHKPSSIEQNKRESAGKGKQMKECWKSWWKFGGSSDLFDTHTAYKHWYSSRMLQAISLLFMLALLQCLYSFV